The DNA sequence CCCTACGTCAAGGTGCGCCAGGAGCTGGGCGGCGCGAATCGCGCGCTGCTCGATTGGACCTCCCAGGCGAGCGCTCCCGTGATGGTCTGGAACCAGGAATGGCCACGCAGTATATGGAACGACCAGCTAAACCTGGCCGAGCGGCTCCAGCCGAATCCGCCGCTGATTCCGGCCAAGCTCGAGGATCGCGCCCTGATGTTCGGCTATGCCAATGAAATATGCGGCGAGAACGGATTCGGCTGGTCGAAGCGGCTGATGATCATGCGCCAGGGCCTTGGCAATCCCGACGAAGCCGGCCGCCGGCTTTTCACCTATCTCGTTGAGAAGTACGGATATGACAAGGCTGCTGCCGAGGCCGCACCGGCGCGGCTGGTGGGAATCCTGCAGGCGCTGACCGCGCGGCTCGAACAGCAGCGCGGGCGCGGCAGCCGCTTCTTCATCGGTGACTCGCTAAGCGCGCTCGATATCTATTGGGCGACTTTTGCGGCGATGCTCAATCCGCTGCCCGACGAGCTATGTCCGCTGTCGCCGGCGTTCCGGCGCGTGTACACCAACACCGATCCGGACATCAAGCAGGCCACGGCGCCGATCCTGCTCGAGCATCGTGACTTCATCTATCACAGCTTTCTCCAGCTGCCGGTGGATTTCTGAGCCGCCCGCGCGGCGCCCGGCGCCGCGCGAAGACGTCAGGACTTGAGCTCAGAACTCGAGCGCGAGCACCGCGTCGCGCACGCGTGCGCTTTCGGTGGCAAGCGCGTCGAGCGTCGCGCGCGCCCCGGCGAGCGCGCCGCCCGTGCCGAGCGTTTCCAGGGCGCCGCACAACTCGTCGAGGCGGGCCGCGCCGAAATTGGCCGCGCTGCCGCGGAGCGCATGGGCTTGCAGCGCGAGGCCGCGCGCATCCGCGCGGTCGATCGCGCCGCGAATTGCGCCGAGCCGCGCGGGAAGGTCGGCGACGAAAAGATCGATCATTTCGCCGACCACGGATTCCTTACCGGGCATTGAGCGGCGCAGCCGATCGATCCGCGCAAGGGTGATGACCTCGGCGCCGACCGCCTCTGCGGCGGCACCCAGGTTGGCGCGCGAACTATTGCTGTTCGCCGGGGTCACTGCCGCGCGCCTGGCCGAACGATTCGTTGCCCAGCCGCCGCATGAAGCGGTAGAGCGTCGCGCGGCCGATACCAAGGCTGCGCGCCGCCTCGGCCCGATTGCCCTTGGCCTTGGCCAGCGCCCGCGAGATTCGCTCGCCCGCCGCCTTGTCGAGATATTCGCTAAGCCCCACGTCACCGCTTTCTTCGAGGGCGGCAGCGCGGCGCGCGCGCAGATCGGCCTCGTTCAACGCGGGCGCGCCAAGCGCATTGTCGGTGCGGGCCTCGCTCGCGGGATGAGCCGGCAACGCGCCTCCGACCCGATCGAGCATCAGGTCCGCGGCCGCGATGATGTCGGTGCGGTGAGCACCACGGCCCGCTCGATCGCATTTTCAAGCTCACGCACGTTGCCCGGCCACGAATGCCGAAGCAGCATCTCCGCGGCCTCGGCGTCGAGCGTCATGTGACGGCCGGTCTCGGCCGCCATCCGGGCGAGAAAGGCGCGCGCCAGCGGGAGAATATCCTCGCGCCGCTCGCGCAGCGGGAGGAGCTGAATCGGGATCACGTTGAGACGGAAGTAAAGGTCTTCGCGAAAATTGCCCGCGGACACCTTGTCCTTGAGCGAGCTGTTGGTTGCCGCCACCACGCGCACGTTGATCCGCCGCGGTTTCGCGCCGCCGACGCGCAGCACTTCGCTCTCCTGCAGCACGCGCAACAGTTTGGCCTGGAACTCGGGGCTGATGTCGCCGATCTCGTCCAGCAAAAGCGTTCCGCCCGACGCCCGCTCGAAGCATCCCTGGCGCGCCGCGACCGCGCCGGTAAAGGCGCCCTTTTCATGGCCGAACAGCTCGCTTTCGAGCACGCTCTCGGCAAACGCCTTGCAATTCACCGCGACAAACGGCCGCCCCACCCGGTCGCTCCAGTAATGGACCAGGCGCGCAATCAGCTCCTTGCCGGTGCCGCTCTCCCCCTGGATCAACACCGTCGAATGGCTGGCCGCTATCCGCCGCACCAGTTCCATGAGCCTGCGGCTCTCGATACTTTCCGCGACCACCGCGTCCGGACCGAAACGCCCGGACAATTCCTGGCGCAGGGTGTCGTTCTCATGCTGGAGTTGATCGAGTTCGAGCGCGCGCTTGACCCGCGTCTGCAGCTCGATGACCTCAACCGGCTTGGTAACGTAGTCGAACGCGCCCGCATGCATCGTCGTCACCGCGGCCGAGATGCTGCCGAAGCGGGTGACCAGGATTACCGGCAGGTTGGGGGCGCGGCGATGCAACTCGGTGAGCAGCTCGTTGCCCTCCATGTTCGGCATCATAATGTCCGAGATCACCACGTCGGCGGAACGCCGCTCGAAGGCGGCCAGCGCCTCGCGCCCGTCGCTGCAGATTTCGATTTCGCGCGTGGGATCGCTCAGCGCCTGCTCGAACAGGCGCTGGTCAACCGGATTGTCTTCAACGATCAGTATTCTGTGCATACGGATTGTCTTCAACGAGCAGGATTCATCGTCGGTCCCGCCCCCCGTCTCACAAGGATTATTGTTGCTTGGCGGACAAAAGCATGACGCGGCCGTGCGCCGCATGCTGCTGGCGCTTACGCCCGACCGCTGAACCGCCGCGTGCTTGTATGGTGTCTGCTGCCGATGCTTCTGCTCGCTCATAGTGAAAAAGGAACTGAACATTTTTTCCGTCGGCCGCTCACCGAATCTGGAGGCCGAGGAAAAAATGTGTGGGGGGGCGTGGGGAGGGGTTTAGAATCCGAGATGTGAAGCCGCGGCGATCTGCGGAGGCAGGCCAGGACTCTTTTTCCTGGCCAACGACGCCGATCGCGGCAAGCCAACCAGTGAATGAGATCCGCTAAGATGCGGAAGGTTTCCCGGAGAGGTGTCGCCGCCGGCCGTGCTGAAGGTAAATCCTTGTGCGCTAGATTGGCGCCCTCGTCCGGAGCTCAGGGCTCGAACGGTATCCAGAGGCGCAAGCGGCGTCCTCGAATGGACAAGCAAGAGCGTGAGTTCCGGCTCCGAGGCTCGGGCAACCGACCGAAGGAAGGAGGTGGGATGATGCGGTTTGCGGGAATCGATAGTAGAGCTGAGCGTCATATGGTCGCGGTGCTCGACGAGCAGGGCGAGGTCTTGTGTCGCTCCAGTCCGTTCGGTGAAGACTCTTCTGGATATACACGGCTGTTCGAGTTGCTCGGCCCATCTGCTGACTGTCTGGTAGCGCTGGAGGGCGACCGGGCATTACTGGCGCAATCTATTCGTGGCTCTGATCGCGAAGGATTATGCGGTTGCAGTACTGAACCCATTGCGCACTGCTCGCTTTGCCGAGGAGGAGCTACGGCGCACCAAGACCGATGCGATCGATGCACTTGGGGTCGCGCGCTTCGCCCAGCAGAAGCGACCGCGAGCGGCCTAGTTACCCGATTCGGTGACGGAAGAGTTACGTGAGCTGGAACGGCTGCGCGAGCGAGTTGCGAAGGACTTCGCCGACCGTCTCAGACAAGTACACCGAGCGGTCGACCTGGGCTTTCCCGAATTCACCCGTTACGTGCGGACGCTCGAGAGCCAGCTCGCAGCCTCGATTCTGTCGCGCTATCCGACTGCGGCATCGTTCCGCGGCGTCTCAGTAAAGAAGCGCGAATCGTTTATGATGGTTCGCACAAGATCGGCGAGGAGTTGGCGCGCAATCTGATCGAGGCTGCCGAAAAATCCGTTGGGGCTCATCACTCTGAGCCGTATCGGCTACGGATTAAATACCTATGTGAGGATCTGGATGTGCTAAGGCGCCGACTGAAGGACCTGGCGCGGGACGTCGAGCGTAAACTGGATGATCACGAGGTGGATAAACTGCTGATGGCTATCGAAGGCCTGGGCCCACTGACTGCGGCTTGTCTGATCGCGGAACTCGGAAATCCAGCCCGCTTTGATAGCCCCGGCGCGATCGTGAGCTACGTCGGCGTGATTCCGCGCATCCGCCAATCGGGTAAGAAACGCTTCACGAAAGGGCCGGCGATCCCGTTGGGGAACGCTCGCTTGCGCAAATCGCTCTTCATGGTGGTTCTACAAATGGTGCGGCGTAACCCGTGGCTGCGGCAGCACTACGAACGGCTCCGAGCCGCAGGCAAACCCGGCAAAGTTGCAATCATCGCCGCGATGCGAAAACTGCTGGTCGCTGTGTGGAGCGTGGCGACTCACCGTAGACCCTTCGTGCCGGTAATGCCGGCACCAATGACGAAAAACGCTTGACCGACTC is a window from the Candidatus Binataceae bacterium genome containing:
- a CDS encoding Hpt domain-containing protein, with product MTPANSNSSRANLGAAAEAVGAEVITLARIDRLRRSMPGKESVVGEMIDLFVADLPARLGAIRGAIDRADARGLALQAHALRGSAANFGAARLDELCGALETLGTGGALAGARATLDALATESARVRDAVLALEF
- a CDS encoding helix-turn-helix domain-containing protein; the encoded protein is MLDRVGGALPAHPASEARTDNALGAPALNEADLRARRAAALEESGDVGLSEYLDKAAGERISRALAKAKGNRAEAARSLGIGRATLYRFMRRLGNESFGQARGSDPGEQQ
- a CDS encoding sigma-54 dependent transcriptional regulator, whose amino-acid sequence is MHRILIVEDNPVDQRLFEQALSDPTREIEICSDGREALAAFERRSADVVISDIMMPNMEGNELLTELHRRAPNLPVILVTRFGSISAAVTTMHAGAFDYVTKPVEVIELQTRVKRALELDQLQHENDTLRQELSGRFGPDAVVAESIESRRLMELVRRIAASHSTVLIQGESGTGKELIARLVHYWSDRVGRPFVAVNCKAFAESVLESELFGHEKGAFTGAVAARQGCFERASGGTLLLDEIGDISPEFQAKLLRVLQESEVLRVGGAKPRRINVRVVAATNSSLKDKVSAGNFREDLYFRLNVIPIQLLPLRERREDILPLARAFLARMAAETGRHMTLDAEAAEMLLRHSWPGNVRELENAIERAVVLTAPTSSRPRT
- a CDS encoding transposase, with protein sequence MARNLIEAAEKSVGAHHSEPYRLRIKYLCEDLDVLRRRLKDLARDVERKLDDHEVDKLLMAIEGLGPLTAACLIAELGNPARFDSPGAIVSYVGVIPRIRQSGKKRFTKGPAIPLGNARLRKSLFMVVLQMVRRNPWLRQHYERLRAAGKPGKVAIIAAMRKLLVAVWSVATHRRPFVPVMPAPMTKNA